A genomic region of Branchiostoma lanceolatum isolate klBraLanc5 chromosome 4, klBraLanc5.hap2, whole genome shotgun sequence contains the following coding sequences:
- the LOC136432091 gene encoding regulator of chromosome condensation-like, which yields MAFGMGFVGQLGQGDDEDRLLPTPVAFPTGTTIVDVAAGAMHSAFLTSAGQIWTAGCNDDGSLARVTSEEEDCQVVASTSPSPARVAAQVACGDSFTAVLDTLGRLYWCGLLKRDDGKVLHNMGPCLVEVTGLEAPARKISAGAQHLAVLTTDNRVFTLGCAGRGQLGSIRGRLAEKKSSRGLLMTPRPWSVAAADFTDVVCGGYNTIAITSTDDVYGCGANHLCQLALETPEIIWGRTKLEALSQRGVTQVAMGDYHGIALCSTGHVIAWGGGRDGALGVGRLIDTPVPRPQPVPGLPPNISQVAAGPRVSFCRTSEGHVYSWGSGVCGQLGTGQEELEVPAPVPVKGLPGPAQNISAGGQHVLLLCDLRIPPG from the exons ATGGCGTTTGGCATGGGCTTCGTCGGCCAGTTAGGTCAGGGGGATGATGAGGATCGGCTTCTGCCGACCCCGGTGGCCTTTCCCACTGGTACCACCATAGTGGACGTGGCCGCCGGGGCGATGCACTCGGCCTTCCTGACATCTGCGGGTCAGATTTGGACGGCCGGTTGTAATGATGATGGATCCCTGGCCAGGGTTACATCCGAGGAAGAGGACTGCCAGGTGGTCGCCTCCACCTCCCCAAGCCCGGCCAGGGTAGCGGCCCAGGTCGCATGCGGGGACAGCTTTACAGCCGTCCTCGACACCCTGGGTCGCCTATACTGGTGCGGGCTTCTGAAA CGGGACGACGGCAAGGTGCTGCACAACATGGGCCCTTGCCTGGTGGAGGTGACCGGGTTGGAAGCACCAGCCCGCAAGATCTCGGCTGGTGCCCAACACCTGGCGGTCCTCACGACCGACAATCGCGTGTTCACTCTTGGATGTGCAGGCAGAGGCCAGTTGGGCTCAATACGTGGACGCCTTGCTGAAAAGAAATCATCAAGAG GGTTGCTGATGACGCCCCGCCCATGGAGCGTCGCAGCCGCCGACTTTACAGACGTCGTCTGTGGCGGCTACAACACCATCGCCATCACCTCCACAGACGACGTCTATGGCTGCGGCGCGAACCATCTGTGTCAGCTGGCGCTGGAGACGCCCGAGATTATCTGGGGACGGACGAAACTCGAGGCCCTGAGTCAGCGCGGCGTGACGCAGGTGGCCATGGGTGATTACCACGGGATTGCCCTCTGCTCCACAG GACACGTCATAGCTTGGGGCGGTGGAAGAGACGGTGCTCTTGGCGTCGGGAGGTTAATCGACACCCCTGTACCCCGACCCCAGCCCGTCCCCGGCCTGCCCCCCAACATCAGTCAGGTCGCCGCCGGCCCCAGGGTCTCATTCTGCCGGACGAGTGAAG GCCATGTCTACTCATGGGGATCCGGAGTCTGCGGTCAACTCGGCACGGGCCAAGAGGAGCTCGAGGTGCCGGCTCCGGTCCCAGTGAAGGGGTTGCCCGGTCCCGCGCAGAACATCAGCGCGGGCGGGCAACATGTCCTCCTGCTATGCGACCTCCGAATCCCACCTGGATGA
- the LOC136434116 gene encoding uncharacterized protein — MYTLHLLHVYVKEHVGVKWKDLARRLGFAEYTIGVFEAKHRDPRESCMEMLTSWQQRTGLEGTIEVLKEALVNAELKGIADHLEGEVFSGDNQLTPASAAFNLSRWNFVGNGLTSDKKLRTLFVRISKKIGSDWKDLVRVLGLSEADIKTMENSNPGNLKDQAYQALLLWQQQTAEGGILATAEDLNSALQDCELEHLAVKDNTFLN, encoded by the exons atgt ATACCCTCCatctcctacatgtatatgtgaaggAACATGTGGGAGTGAAATGGAAGGACCTGGCTCGAAGGCTGGGGTTTGCTGAGTACACCATAGGAGTGTTTGAAGCCAAACATAGAGACCCAAGGGAGAGCTGTATGGAGATGCTGACATCTTGGCAACAAAGGACAGGGTTGGAGGGAACAATTGAAGTACTGAAGGAGGCACTTGTAAATGCTGAGCTGAAAGGCATTGCTGATCATTTGGAAG GTGAAGTTTTTTCCGGGGACAACCAACTGACACCTGCTTCAGCTGCTTTCAACCTGTCGAGATGGAATTTTGTTGGAA ATGGCCTGACGTCAGACAAGAAGTTGAGAACATTGTTTGTGAGGATAAGTAAGAAGATTGGTTCAGACTGGAAGGACCTTGTCCGAGTGCTTGGGCTCAGTGAAGCTGACATCAAGACCATGGAAAACAGCAACCCAGGAAATCTGAAGGATCAGGCATACCAGGcactgttgctatggcaacagcaGACCGCTGAGGGTGGCATCCTTGCAACAGCAGAGGACCTGAACAGTGCTCTACAAGACTGTGAACTGGAACACCTAGCAG TGAAAGATAACACCTTTCTCAACTAG